GAAGAAACCCGTTATTACCTGAACGGTATTTATATCCATGCGGGCGCGAACGGAAACCTGAAGGTTCTGCGCGCTGTGGCGACCGACGGTCACCGTCTGGCCCGTTTTGAAATGCCGTTGCCGGATGGTGCGGATGCAATGCCGGGCGTGATTATTCCGCGTAAGGCCGTTGGCGAACTGCGCAAATTGCTGGACGAAGCGGCCGATACCATTGAAATCGGCCTGTCCCAAAGCAAGGTGCGTTTCGCGTTCGATCACATCGTGATGACCTCGAAGCTGGTTGATGGCACCTTCCCGAACTATGAACAGGTGATCCCGACCGGCAACACCAAAGTGGTCGAAGTGAACCCGAAACTGTTCTCTGGTGCGATTGACCGTGTATCGACCATTTCCGATGGTAAATCCCGTGCAGTGAAAATTGCACTGAACGGCAAAACCATGACCCTGTCCGCCAACTCTCCCGATTCGGGCAGCGCGACCGAGGATCTGGAAGTGAACGGCAACGACAACATGGAAATCGGCTTCAACGCCCGTTATCTGATGGACATTACAAGCCAGATTTCCGGCGATGGTTGCCGCATGATGCTGGCCGATGCCGCATCCCCGACGATCATTCAGGATACGAGCGATCCGTCCGCCCTGTACGTTCTGATGCCGTTGCGTGTCTAAACGCCAAATACACTGAATTTAAAAAAGGCACAGGGAACATTTTCCTGTGCCTTTTTTGTTCACGGTGCGTGCGTGATCGCGGCGATATGGTCTATGGTAAGGCCATGAGCTTTATCGAAACCCTGCATCTCAATCACTTCCGTTGTTACGATGACGGCGTGCTGGACGGATTGAAATCCGGGCCGGTGATTTTGTGCGGGCCGAATGGTGCGGGCAAAACCAATGTGTTGGAAGCGGTATCGTTTCTGGCCCCGGGGCGCGGATTGCGCACCGCCAAAATTGCCGAATTGCAGAAAAATGATTGCATCGAAAAACCATGGGCGATTTCCGCCCGGGTTGAAAGTGCCTATGGTCCGGTACGCATTGGCACGGGGCGTGATGGTGCGGATGATAAACGCATCGTGCGCATCAACGGTGAAAATGCCAAGGGTGGACAATCGGCATTGGCGGAATATCTGTCCATTCTGTGGCTGACGCCGCAGATGGATCGGTTGTTTACTGATGCCGCATCGGGGCGTCGCAAGTTTCTGGATCGCATGGTCTTTGCCTTTGATCCCGGCCATTCCGGGCGCATGACGCGGTATGAAAACGCCATGCGGCAACGCTCGAAACTGTTGCAGGACGGGGCTTTAGGCCGGACTCCGGATCCTGCCTGGCTCGATGCATTGGAAATCACGATGGCTGAAACGGGCGTATCCATTGCCGCCGCGCGGCAGGATTTCGTCCAGCGCTTGCAACAGGCGATCAACCGCGTGCCCGCGGATTTGGCGACGTTGTTCCCGCGAGCGCAGCTCACGCTTTCCGGCACGATGGAGGAATTGGTTCGCCGCGTTCCCGCGTTGGAGGTTGAGGAAATGGCGCGATACCAATTGCGCCAAAGCCGCATGCGCGATGCGCAAACCGGCGGGGCGGCCACGGGCCCGCATAAATCGGATTTGAATGTGACCTATATCGCCAAGGCGATGCCGGCCGACCAATGTTCGACGGGCGAGCAAAAGGCCCTGTTGATCGGGATCGTTTTGGCCCATGCGCGCATGGTGGCCGCCGAACGTGGGGCGCCGCCGGTGTTGTTGATGGATGAAATCGCCGCCCATCTGGATGAAAACCGCCGCGCCGCCCTGTATCGTCAATTACTGGATTTGCGGGCGCAGGTCTGGATGACGGGCACGGATCTGGCCCTGTTCGATTCGGTGGTCGATTCCGCAACCTTTATCGGCGTGGAAAACGGGCGTTTAAGCCCGGTTTTTACCCGCGCCGTGGCGTAAGCACGCCTGACCTTTTGCAGGGTTGTTTTTAGTGCCGCCAAAACCATCTTAATTTACTGAAATTAAATGAAAAAATTCATCCCGAGAAACCCCCGGAAAAGGGGTGAAACTCTGTTGATTCCGGGTGTATTTGGGGATGGCTTATGCTATAACCAGACCACGTCAAAAACCCCGAATTTCTGCGCTTTTTCAGGTGCTTGCAGGGGAGAAAAAGACGATATTGTCATAACCTTTAAAAAGAGCCAATGGACCCGCGACCCATGAGCGAACCGGCCCAAAAGAACATCATGAGCAACGACGACGCCGCCCAAAATTATTCCGCAGATTCGATCAAGGTTTTGCGGGGTCTGGATGCCGTGCGCAAACGCCCGGGTATGTATATCGGTGATACCGATGACGGATCGGGTTTGCACCACATGGTGTACGAAGTCGTCGATAACGGTATCGACGAAGCCTTGGCCGGGCATTCCGATTTGCTGATCGTGACGCTGAACGCCGACGGGTCCGCCACCATTCGTGATAATGGTCGTGGTATTCCAGTTGGTATCCACGCGGAAGAGGGCGTGTCCGCCGCCGAAGTCATTATGACGCAATTGCACGCGGGCGGTAAGTTTGACCAGAACTCGTACAAAGTCTCCGGCGGTTTGCACGGCGTTGGCGTATCCGTTGTGAACGCGTTGTCCGAATGGCTGGAATTGCGCATCTGGCGCGAAGGCAAAGAATGGTTCATGCGCTTCCGCCACGGTGAGGCCGAGGCGCCGCTGAAAGAAGTGGGCGACATGAAACCGGGCCAACGCAATGGTACGGAAGTGACCTTCCTGCCTTCGCCCGCAACATTTACCATGACGGAATTTGATTTCACCACGTTGGAAGATCGCTTGCGTGAGTTGGCGTTCCTGAACTCTGGCGTGCGCATTACATTGCGCGATAACCGTGGCGACGCGCCGCGCGAAACCGAATTTTTCTACGAAGGCGGGATTGAAAGCTTCGTTCACTATCTGAACCGCAACAAAACACCGATCGCGAAAAAGCCGGTGTATATGCGCGCCGAAGAAAACAACATCACGGTCGAAGTTGCGATGGAATGGACCGATGCGTACCATGAAACCATGCAATGCTTCACCAACAACATTCCGCAGCGCGATGGCGGTACGCACTTGCAGGGCTTCCGTAACGTCCTGACCCGCGTGCTGTCAAAATATGCCGAGGAAGAAGGTCTGCTGAAAAAGGCAAAAGACCTGAAAATCACTGGCGATGACATGCGCGAAGGTTTGACCTGCGTCTTGTCGGTGAAGGTGCCGGACCCGAAATTCTCATCCCAGACGAAGGATAAATTGGTTTCATCCGAGGTGCGCCCGGTTGTTGAATCGGTCGTGGGTGAATATCTGAACATCTGGCTGGGTGAAAACCCGGTCGAGGCCAAAAAGGTCGTCGGCAAGATGATCGAGGCCGCCACCGCCCGTGAAGCCGCGCGGAAGGCCCGTGATCTGACCCGCCGCAAAGGTGTGATGGATATTTCCACCCTGCCGGGCAAGCTGGCCGATTGTCAGGAACGCGACCCGTCCAAATCCGAAATCTTCATTGTCGAGGGTGACTCGGCTGGTGGTTCGGCCAAGCAAGCCCGGTCCCGCCGGAACCAGGCCATTATGCCGTTGCGTGGTAAAATCCTGAACGTCGAACGCGCCCGTTTCGATCGCGTGATCGGCAGCCAGGAATTGGGCACGTTGATTACTGCGCTCGGGACCGGGATTAAAGATGAATTTAACATCGATAAAATCCGCTATCACAAAATTGTTATCATGACTGACGCGGACGTCGACGGTGCGCACATTCGGACGTTGCTTCTGACGTTCTTCTACCGCCACATGCCGGAAGTGATCCAACGCGGGTATATGTACATCGCCCAGCCGCCGCTGTTTAAAGTGAAGCGCGGCAATTCCAGCGAAGTGTATTTGAAAGATGAAGCCGCGTTGGAAAACTATCTGATCGATGCGGCGATTGATGATGTCGTTCTGGGCGCTGGCCCGTCGGCGCGCGGCGGTAACGATCTGCGTGATTTGATGGTGCGGTCCCGCACGGTCCGCAACGCGATCAACACGCTGGCGCAACGGATCGGCAATGATGATGTGGTTGAACAGGCCGCAATCGCCGGTGCGTTTGATGAAAACGTGTTTGCCAATGCGGAACTGGCTGGCAAAATCTGTGCCGCCATGGCGGATCGCCTGAACGCGATCGCCGGGCCAAGAGAAAAAGGCTGGAAAGTCGAATTTACCCCGGTGGGCGGTTATATGGCCACACGCACATTGCGCGGCGTGACCGACCGTGTTCGCATTCCGGCGGAACAGGTTCGCGGGGCCGAGGGCTATCGTCTGGCTGGTGTGATTGATTTCCTGCGTGAAAACTTCTCTGAATCAGCCGATTTTGTGACCAAGGAAGGCAAGGTTATCTGCACCATCAATGGCCCGATGAGCCTGCACACTGCGGTGCAGGAATATGGCCGCAAGGGTCTGCAGATCCAGCGCTATAAAGGTCTTGGTGAAATGAACCCGGAACAATTGTGGGAAACCACGTTGGACCCGGAGGTGCGCACCCTGTTGCAGGTGACGATTAAAGACGCGCAGAAGGCCGATGAATTGTTCTCGACCCTGATGGGTGACGTGGTTGAACCGCGTCGTGAGTTCATTCAGAACAACGCGCTGAAAGTATCCAACCTAGACGTTTAAAACAAAAACCACGAATGAACACGAATTGACACGAATGGTTGTCGTATTTGTGTTCATTCGTGTTTATTCGTGGTTAAAATCATGACTTCTCTTATTCAAACACTCTCTCAAATCGTTGGTGATGCATTCGTGGCTGAGGGGCTGGATGCGGCCATGGGCGCGGTGCGTGTATCCGACCGCCCCGATTTGGCGCAATTCCAGTGCAACGGCGCGATGATGGCGGCCAAGGCGGCGAAGAAAAACCCGCGCGCTGTGGCTGATGCGATTTCCGCGCGCCTGTCCGCCAATCCGATTTTTGCGAAAATTGAAATTGCCGGGCCGGGGTTTATCAATCTGGTTTTGACGGACGCCTATCTGTCCGGCTTTGCCGAGGGCTTGAAGGGCGATGATCGTTTCGGTGCGGTGCCG
The window above is part of the Micavibrio aeruginosavorus ARL-13 genome. Proteins encoded here:
- the gyrB gene encoding DNA topoisomerase (ATP-hydrolyzing) subunit B, which translates into the protein MSEPAQKNIMSNDDAAQNYSADSIKVLRGLDAVRKRPGMYIGDTDDGSGLHHMVYEVVDNGIDEALAGHSDLLIVTLNADGSATIRDNGRGIPVGIHAEEGVSAAEVIMTQLHAGGKFDQNSYKVSGGLHGVGVSVVNALSEWLELRIWREGKEWFMRFRHGEAEAPLKEVGDMKPGQRNGTEVTFLPSPATFTMTEFDFTTLEDRLRELAFLNSGVRITLRDNRGDAPRETEFFYEGGIESFVHYLNRNKTPIAKKPVYMRAEENNITVEVAMEWTDAYHETMQCFTNNIPQRDGGTHLQGFRNVLTRVLSKYAEEEGLLKKAKDLKITGDDMREGLTCVLSVKVPDPKFSSQTKDKLVSSEVRPVVESVVGEYLNIWLGENPVEAKKVVGKMIEAATAREAARKARDLTRRKGVMDISTLPGKLADCQERDPSKSEIFIVEGDSAGGSAKQARSRRNQAIMPLRGKILNVERARFDRVIGSQELGTLITALGTGIKDEFNIDKIRYHKIVIMTDADVDGAHIRTLLLTFFYRHMPEVIQRGYMYIAQPPLFKVKRGNSSEVYLKDEAALENYLIDAAIDDVVLGAGPSARGGNDLRDLMVRSRTVRNAINTLAQRIGNDDVVEQAAIAGAFDENVFANAELAGKICAAMADRLNAIAGPREKGWKVEFTPVGGYMATRTLRGVTDRVRIPAEQVRGAEGYRLAGVIDFLRENFSESADFVTKEGKVICTINGPMSLHTAVQEYGRKGLQIQRYKGLGEMNPEQLWETTLDPEVRTLLQVTIKDAQKADELFSTLMGDVVEPRREFIQNNALKVSNLDV
- the dnaN gene encoding DNA polymerase III subunit beta; translation: MKLTIDRAALLRSLSHVQSAVERRNTIPILANVLLRAEDGALAMTTTDMDLEINESVAATVQAPGATTAPAHTLHDIIRKMPDGSAIELAVDGSGNTMTVKAGRSTFKLSCLPVGDFPELGGHDMPVNFAMPAAELRALIDRTKFAMSTEETRYYLNGIYIHAGANGNLKVLRAVATDGHRLARFEMPLPDGADAMPGVIIPRKAVGELRKLLDEAADTIEIGLSQSKVRFAFDHIVMTSKLVDGTFPNYEQVIPTGNTKVVEVNPKLFSGAIDRVSTISDGKSRAVKIALNGKTMTLSANSPDSGSATEDLEVNGNDNMEIGFNARYLMDITSQISGDGCRMMLADAASPTIIQDTSDPSALYVLMPLRV
- the recF gene encoding DNA replication/repair protein RecF (All proteins in this family for which functions are known are DNA-binding proteins that assist the filamentation of RecA onto DNA for the initiation of recombination or recombinational repair.) is translated as MRDRGDMVYGKAMSFIETLHLNHFRCYDDGVLDGLKSGPVILCGPNGAGKTNVLEAVSFLAPGRGLRTAKIAELQKNDCIEKPWAISARVESAYGPVRIGTGRDGADDKRIVRINGENAKGGQSALAEYLSILWLTPQMDRLFTDAASGRRKFLDRMVFAFDPGHSGRMTRYENAMRQRSKLLQDGALGRTPDPAWLDALEITMAETGVSIAAARQDFVQRLQQAINRVPADLATLFPRAQLTLSGTMEELVRRVPALEVEEMARYQLRQSRMRDAQTGGAATGPHKSDLNVTYIAKAMPADQCSTGEQKALLIGIVLAHARMVAAERGAPPVLLMDEIAAHLDENRRAALYRQLLDLRAQVWMTGTDLALFDSVVDSATFIGVENGRLSPVFTRAVA